A region from the Aegilops tauschii subsp. strangulata cultivar AL8/78 chromosome 5, Aet v6.0, whole genome shotgun sequence genome encodes:
- the LOC109774962 gene encoding cysteine-rich receptor-like protein kinase 34, which translates to MAPPLPSSDVGGVGGWGRAPDRQRERPGRGILVVGVPPTAEEEEEGAMGEYCAAAAAAEGEQPVAESVLPLPPPLARYLYGDYDRCSTKQVSSRTSTAASPSTRGYKASKYASRGVYSMKTDVFNFGVLVLVIISGRKNTIIDKRGDIVGDLVREDWHMWKEQRLHELVDPFLAGGYKVAEIRKCSHVAMPCAQEDPAD; encoded by the exons ATGGCTCCACCTCTCCCATCCTCGGATGTGGGCGGAGTCGGCGGTTGGGGGCGAGCGCCAGACAGGCAGAGGGAGCGCCCTGGTCGAGGGATACTAGTGGTGGGGGTTCCACCAaccgcggaggaggaggaagaaggggcgATGGGCGAGTACtgcgccgcggcggcggcggcggagggggagCAGCCGGTCGCGGAGTCCGTGCTGCCGCTGCCACCGCCGCTAGCCAGGTACCTGTACGGAGACTATGACCGCTGCTCCACCAAGCAGGTCTCTTCGAGAACCTCCACGGCAGCATCTCCTTCGACCCG TGGTTACAAAGCTTCGAAGTATGCATCTCGAGGAGTTTACTCGATGAAGACAGATGTGTTCAACTTTGGCGTTTTGGTTCTGGTGATTATTAGTGGCCGAAAGAATACCATAATCGACAAGCGAGGGGATATTGTTGGTGATCTTGTACGAGAA GACTGGCATATGTGGAAGGAGCAAAGGTTGCATGAGCTTGTGGATCCATTCTTAGCGGGTGGATATAAAGTCGCTGAGATAAGAAAATGCTCTCATGTGGCAATGCCTTGTGCTCAGGAAGATCCAGCAGACTAG